From the genome of Psychroserpens ponticola, one region includes:
- the guaB gene encoding IMP dehydrogenase has translation MTAHENKIVGEGLTYDDVLLVPAFSEVLPREVNIQTKFTRNITINIPVVSAAMDTVTESKMAIAMAQEGGIGVLHKNMTIDQQAEKVRKVKRAESGMIIDPVTLPLTAKVLDAKQNMAEHSIGGIPIVDDNGTLKGIVTNRDLRFEHENDKAIIDVMTSKNLVTASVGTSLKDAELILQQNKIEKLLIVDDHYKLKGLITFRDITKVTQKPNANKDSYGRLRVAAAIGVTGDAVDRTVALVKAGVDAVIIDTAHGHTKGVVMVLKDIKKKFPSLEVIVGNIATGEAAKYLVDAGADAVKVGIGPGSICTTRVVAGVGFPQFSAVLEVAAAIKGSGVPVIADGGIRYTGDIPKAIAAGADTVMLGSLLAGTKESPGETIIYEGRKFKSYRGMGSVEAMKQGSKDRYFQDVEDDIKKLVPEGIVGRVPYKGELEESIHQFIGGLRAGMGYCGAKDVETLKETGRFVKITSSGINESHPHDVTITKEAPNYSR, from the coding sequence ATGACAGCACACGAAAATAAAATTGTAGGAGAAGGTCTAACTTATGACGACGTACTCTTAGTTCCAGCATTTTCTGAAGTCTTACCTAGAGAAGTCAATATTCAAACCAAATTCACGCGTAACATTACAATAAATATTCCTGTAGTTTCTGCTGCAATGGATACGGTTACCGAAAGCAAAATGGCAATTGCCATGGCTCAAGAAGGAGGTATTGGAGTACTTCATAAAAATATGACTATCGATCAACAAGCCGAAAAAGTACGAAAAGTAAAACGTGCTGAAAGCGGTATGATTATAGACCCAGTTACTTTACCTTTAACTGCAAAAGTTTTAGATGCTAAACAAAATATGGCTGAACATAGCATTGGTGGAATTCCTATTGTGGATGATAATGGAACTTTAAAAGGTATCGTAACAAATCGTGATTTGCGTTTTGAGCATGAAAACGATAAAGCCATTATTGATGTGATGACCAGTAAAAACCTAGTGACTGCCTCAGTTGGAACGTCATTAAAAGATGCAGAGCTTATTCTTCAGCAAAATAAAATTGAAAAACTACTTATCGTTGATGATCACTATAAGTTAAAAGGTCTTATCACATTTAGAGACATTACTAAAGTGACTCAAAAACCTAATGCTAATAAAGATAGCTATGGTAGATTACGTGTTGCAGCAGCAATTGGCGTTACAGGAGATGCAGTAGATAGAACGGTTGCCTTAGTTAAAGCAGGAGTTGACGCTGTAATTATTGATACTGCTCATGGTCATACCAAAGGTGTTGTTATGGTATTAAAAGATATAAAAAAGAAATTTCCATCACTTGAAGTTATTGTTGGTAATATCGCTACTGGTGAAGCTGCAAAATATTTAGTCGACGCTGGAGCAGATGCTGTGAAAGTTGGAATAGGTCCTGGTTCAATTTGTACTACTCGTGTGGTTGCAGGTGTTGGTTTTCCACAATTTTCGGCTGTTTTAGAAGTGGCTGCAGCGATTAAAGGTTCTGGTGTTCCTGTAATTGCTGATGGTGGAATTCGTTATACTGGAGATATTCCTAAAGCCATTGCTGCTGGAGCTGATACTGTAATGTTAGGTTCTTTATTGGCTGGTACAAAAGAAAGTCCAGGTGAAACCATTATTTACGAAGGACGAAAATTTAAATCATATCGCGGAATGGGTTCTGTTGAAGCCATGAAACAAGGAAGTAAAGATCGTTATTTTCAAGATGTTGAAGACGATATTAAAAAATTAGTTCCTGAAGGTATTGTTGGTCGTGTGCCATATAAAGGTGAATTGGAAGAAAGTATTCATCAATTTATTGGTGGACTTAGAGCTGGAATGGGGTATTGTGGAGCAAAAGATGTGGAAACCTTAAAAGAAACTGGACGCTTTGTGAAAATTACGAGTTCAGGAATTAATGAAAGTCATCCTCATGATGTGACTATTACTAAAGAAGCTCCTAATTATTCAAGGTAA
- the bshC gene encoding bacillithiol biosynthesis cysteine-adding enzyme BshC, with product MPTDCIPFRETNYFSSLICDYLDENEPLKPFYNRFPKLENFKAQIEEKQSSFTDESRTVLVKSLNKQYQNSEVSDLTQTNINLLQNTNTFTVVTGHQLNLFTGPLYFFYKIISTINLCKELKVQYPEYDFVPIYWMATEDHDFEEINYFNFKGKKVQWSRDASGAVGELNLKSLDLVFEVFSAQLNGTTNASELKKRFKDAYLNHSNLAEAMHQLVNDLFKDFGLVIVDGNDKTLKQQFIPYVEEELVKQTSFSKVSEANENLNALDGNYKIQVNPREINLFYITENVRERIVEKDTIFYVNNTDVSWDKSEILKEVYDFPERFSPNVILRPLFQEVVLPNLCYIGGGGELAYWLELKSNFESQNVVFPMLLLRNSVVLITEKQKQKLDKLHVEVSDLFLNQEALKTKITKQISAIDIDFSSQVQHLKQQFEALYDLAEKTDGSFIGAVAAQEQKQVKGLENLEKRLLKAQKRKLSDHIRRVVELQNELFPNQSLQERYMNFSEFYLDYGSEFIPKLIDSLKPLKGEFSIVQV from the coding sequence ATGCCAACCGACTGTATACCGTTTAGAGAGACCAATTATTTTTCGTCATTAATATGTGATTATTTAGATGAAAATGAACCTTTAAAACCGTTTTATAATCGCTTCCCAAAACTAGAAAACTTTAAAGCGCAGATTGAAGAAAAGCAATCCAGTTTTACTGATGAGTCTAGAACAGTTTTAGTTAAATCTCTTAATAAACAGTATCAAAATAGTGAGGTTTCAGACCTTACGCAAACCAATATCAATTTACTTCAAAACACGAATACGTTTACAGTTGTTACTGGTCATCAATTGAATTTATTTACAGGACCATTATACTTTTTTTACAAGATCATTTCTACGATAAATTTATGTAAAGAATTGAAAGTTCAATATCCTGAATACGACTTTGTACCTATCTATTGGATGGCTACTGAAGATCATGATTTTGAAGAAATTAATTATTTCAATTTTAAAGGAAAAAAAGTACAGTGGAGTAGAGATGCTTCAGGAGCTGTTGGTGAGTTAAATCTTAAAAGTTTAGACCTCGTTTTTGAAGTTTTTAGTGCTCAATTAAATGGAACAACGAATGCTTCAGAATTAAAAAAACGTTTTAAAGATGCTTATCTCAATCATTCTAATTTAGCGGAAGCCATGCATCAGCTTGTGAATGATTTATTTAAGGATTTCGGTTTAGTAATTGTTGATGGGAATGATAAAACTTTGAAACAACAATTCATTCCTTATGTTGAAGAGGAACTTGTAAAACAAACGTCTTTCTCAAAAGTTTCTGAAGCCAATGAAAACTTAAACGCCTTAGACGGAAACTATAAAATTCAAGTTAATCCAAGAGAAATAAACCTATTCTATATCACTGAAAATGTTAGAGAGCGCATTGTTGAAAAAGATACTATTTTTTATGTCAATAACACTGATGTTTCTTGGGATAAGAGTGAGATACTAAAAGAAGTCTATGACTTCCCAGAACGGTTTTCACCAAATGTGATTTTACGACCTTTATTTCAAGAAGTTGTCTTGCCTAATCTCTGTTACATTGGAGGAGGTGGAGAACTCGCTTATTGGTTGGAATTAAAATCTAATTTCGAAAGTCAAAATGTTGTGTTTCCAATGTTGTTGCTTCGTAATTCAGTAGTATTAATTACTGAAAAACAAAAACAAAAGCTAGATAAATTGCATGTTGAAGTTTCAGATTTATTCTTAAATCAAGAGGCACTAAAAACTAAAATAACGAAGCAGATTTCAGCAATAGATATTGATTTTTCATCGCAAGTACAACATTTGAAACAACAGTTTGAGGCATTATATGATTTAGCTGAAAAGACTGATGGTTCATTTATTGGTGCTGTTGCTGCTCAAGAACAAAAGCAAGTCAAAGGTTTAGAAAACTTAGAAAAACGACTTTTAAAGGCTCAAAAACGAAAATTATCTGATCATATTAGACGTGTTGTAGAGCTTCAAAATGAATTATTTCCTAATCAGAGTTTGCAAGAACGTTATATGAATTTTTCTGAGTTTTATTTAGACTATGGTTCTGAATTCATTCCGAAATTAATAGATAGTTTAAAACCATTAAAAGGTGAGTTTTCAATAGTTCAAGTGTAA
- a CDS encoding DUF6686 family protein codes for MKVLSKVSHGELSICNECKLYHLEFNNVYFEFTTAQFKRFKNFILTLDEAYWETKYANAKVSRKIPIPSKQTNLVLMFNRYEIRELKQLFKFASTNCSWYLSVDDIDYKLVLN; via the coding sequence GTGAAAGTATTATCAAAAGTGAGTCATGGTGAACTATCAATTTGTAACGAATGTAAGTTGTACCATTTAGAATTCAATAATGTCTATTTTGAATTTACTACGGCACAATTTAAAAGGTTTAAAAACTTTATTCTGACACTCGATGAAGCGTATTGGGAAACTAAATATGCAAACGCAAAAGTTAGCCGAAAAATTCCTATTCCTTCAAAGCAAACCAATTTGGTATTGATGTTCAATAGGTATGAAATTAGAGAGTTAAAACAGTTGTTTAAATTTGCATCAACTAATTGTTCATGGTATTTGTCAGTTGACGATATTGACTATAAATTAGTTTTGAATTGA
- a CDS encoding Lacal_2735 family protein, whose product MKDAKKIIDNQSRLLTRYKTLVEQAYNLRQTDGALSDFSEYKAIKLLHKMNKLKFLARDFNPVQQN is encoded by the coding sequence ATGAAGGATGCAAAAAAAATCATAGATAATCAGAGTAGGTTACTAACACGTTATAAAACTCTAGTTGAGCAGGCTTATAATTTAAGACAAACAGATGGTGCGCTTAGTGATTTTTCGGAATATAAAGCGATTAAGCTACTACACAAAATGAATAAGCTTAAGTTTTTAGCAAGAGATTTTAATCCTGTTCAACAAAACTAA
- a CDS encoding ABC transporter substrate-binding protein: MFLKDQLNRKLQINGIPERIVSLVPSQTELLVDLGLEDAIVGVTKFCIHPKHLQKGKTIVGGTKQVHLEKIKKLNPDVILCNMEENTKEMISVLESIAPVHISDIYTIDDCLELIKMYGILFHKIEKAESIVAEIKLKRNAFELLISNRPKLNVAYFIWKKPWMVAANQTFINEMLSINNFRNVYQDVNRYPEIGLLELKEKLPDVILLSSEPYPFKDSDIVGIKSMLPETEVIIVDGEAFSWYGSRLIKAFDYFKELQNTI, encoded by the coding sequence ATGTTTTTAAAAGATCAACTCAATCGTAAACTTCAAATAAATGGAATTCCAGAACGCATTGTGAGTTTGGTGCCTTCTCAAACCGAGTTGTTAGTTGATTTAGGTTTAGAAGATGCCATTGTTGGTGTTACAAAATTCTGCATTCACCCTAAACATCTTCAAAAAGGAAAAACTATTGTTGGAGGAACTAAACAGGTTCATTTAGAGAAGATAAAAAAGCTCAATCCAGATGTGATTCTCTGTAATATGGAAGAAAACACTAAAGAAATGATTTCCGTATTAGAGAGCATTGCTCCAGTTCATATAAGTGATATTTATACAATTGATGATTGTTTGGAGCTTATAAAAATGTATGGTATTTTGTTTCATAAAATTGAAAAAGCAGAATCTATCGTTGCCGAAATCAAATTAAAAAGGAACGCTTTTGAATTGTTAATCTCAAATCGACCTAAACTAAATGTTGCTTATTTTATTTGGAAAAAACCTTGGATGGTTGCAGCAAATCAAACATTTATTAATGAAATGCTTTCAATTAATAATTTTAGAAATGTCTATCAAGATGTGAATCGTTATCCTGAAATCGGACTTCTAGAATTAAAAGAAAAACTACCAGATGTTATTTTATTATCGAGCGAGCCTTATCCGTTTAAAGACAGTGATATTGTTGGAATTAAATCGATGCTACCAGAAACAGAGGTTATAATTGTTGATGGAGAAGCGTTTTCTTGGTATGGCTCTCGACTGATAAAAGCCTTTGATTACTTTAAGGAATTACAAAATACGATATAG